The stretch of DNA AGGAGATTGATTGACCTCGACTACAAAAAGGCAAGTACACAGTTTGTCGATTTATTCCATTGCAGGATCCAAAGTGCCTTCATATGCAACTATCGAGAGCATTGGTTTACCATCCGTCGCATCGGGAACCAATGGTTCAATCTTAATTCCCTCCTTACCGGTCCAGAACTCGTGTCAGACACCTATCTTTCATTGTTTCTTGCTCAATTGCAGCAGGTAACCTACGAAGCGAACAAATATTCTCATGATGACTTAAATCTACGTAcaatcattttcaatggcaggAGGGTTACACAATCTACATTGTAACTGGTCCACTCCAAGACTGTCCAGCTGATTCTGTTCTTCGTCTGTGTCGGGCAACCCAATTGGAACGACCCAAACTGATCACGGAACAACGACAAACTCAATCTGGCCAACAATCTGGTTCCAGGCGAGATCCGAGAACCATGCAAAGCCCTCAGCAACCTCCTGAATCCCCTCAGGTAAATATccgaaaaataaaaaaatattaaaaaaaaaaaaagttttttttgaacCTTTAAGTTGGAGTTGACTTTAATTAGAAATGCCAAGGCATTCTTGATTTGACGGGGCGGCGTTTCACGGGTAGAATTGAAGCGTATGAAACGAAAAGTTGATATGGGatctcaactttgccaagACCTATGCCATGGTAAATCATGGCTGTTTAGTTAACAAGCACCATGAGATTGAGATCCAAACTAGGCTCTCCATTGGTTAGGAAGTTTTATTTGTGGTAAGCACCAACTAGTTTAGGGTTACTCAATGACATGTACAGTGTAATGTCcagtcgggtgttcctcagggctccattttagttcctctccttttcataattttcattGTCTCAGTTAAAAAGCTAAGTATTACGGCAAGTAtctcttatgctgatgatacaaaactAGTGCATGCTAGTAGGAACGGTCAATATTCCGGAAGTCAGGTAACAAAACAAATATGTCACAAACACCTGTCCTTGCCTTTCCTTATGATATTCGTGGCTTAAAGGGTTTGAGCGAAACATATGTTATCTTTACTGGGTATGCATGTAGTATGTATTTTAGAAATGCGTTAATTTTACACTCTTTGGATTGAAGTACAAAGGGTGTCACGCCTTTCTTAAAGGCATGCATGAGTAGTGGAGGCAGACTTGACCTCATAGGGCAACGTCTTCCACGTCCGAACTGCTTTGTAGACGAAGTTCTTTCTGTGGTTGGCATTGGAATGGAGAGTTTCGAAGGGACGGTCGCCTCTCGACCAACCAAGTAAGTTCCCCCTCCGAATTACGAACTTTAAATTGATCCGACTAAGAAGGAATGCAGTCGAGTAGATCTAGGTTGCATTCCCTTAGAATTTCTTGCACAAGAACTTGATTGACCGACAGGAGGCCGGTCTTTGTCACCAAGTTCTCAACTGAGGTCTTGTCCCGGCTTAGAAATACATAATCAGGttgaaagaaacttgaaaagccTTGCCATCTGGTCAGATCTCGAGTCGATCTTCTCAAGAGGCACATCACCGTATTCACCTATTGTATAGCCAAATTGGCTTTGTGATGACTGATGAGACTGAAAATACAAATGGGGAAGATTGAGCTTTCCCGCCGTCCTTTACAATTCCTGAAAAACGACTTCGCCAAATGTTGAAGAATCTGAACAGAACTTTTACGTTGGGGCAAGAAAGTCAAAACCTTCCAGGACCATTGGTCGCCCAAAATAGTAGCCTTTGGAAATTTATTTTTATCCATTTCAATTCCAAGGGAGCTTTGATCATTTTTGCCTACTTCAAGGTTTTTGCTCCCACCATGTCCGAAGATGATGAACTTCAAAGAGCGATGGCATTATCCATGGACCAATTTGGGGCTGCCGGAGGAGAACCCAGGAGAAGGTACAGATAGATCCACTTATAAATACGTACAGAGGTGTCTTAAAGCggccaattccaattcataattggaacaaatattttaCCAAACCTGGCATGATTTGGTGGGAACTCATTCCCAGGCATAGGTTAGAAACCcgtaaaataaaaattaagtaaaaaaaaaaacattgagcCAATCCGAATTCTCTATCTGACAGTCCTCTAAGATTCCACTTCAAGAAGAAATGCTATGGTTGGAACAAAACGCAAAGCCAAATCAGTTTTCGGAAGGTggttttcatcaattttatATTACTGCGCACATCCTCCAAGCTGAGCATTTTGAACATTCATTTAACCAATATACATTTCAATGCTCTCGATTTTCGAGCAACATCAAAACCACTATAATTGTGTTTTGGCCCATCCTCAACAATGTACAAAAGAATGGAAGAATGATTGGTTACTTATTTTCCCCTTTATACGTAAGTGAGGAGGATGAGCTTCAGCTTGCCCTGCAACTCAGCCAATCGTTGGTGGGGCCAGAACGAGGCCTCTCTGACCCTAGCACGCCCATGGATTTCCCCACCCAGGAAAGTTCCCTGACGGACCAATCGTTCGTCATGAGCGAAGAAGACGATATCCAAAGAGCCATACAGATGAGTTTGGAGAAAAAACAAGAGGACCTGACATTCTCAGGAGGTAAGTGGATGCAGCCAAAACAAACTACAGCTACCACCACGCACATCACTTGCCACGCAAGGACCCCAAATGGGATCTCAGAAGGAATTGGGATTTGTAGACACTTCACAATTCCCGACACTTCCAAAATTGATGGGCCTGGACCTGAAATATGTTACCTATCTTGTCGGGCAAtcaatttggctttgttttgttAGGCTAATCTCAGTTTAGAGGCAGTGCCCTAAAAATAGTGACTAGACCAGTGCCTTGACCATTATGGAACTAGGCAAGAAAATAGCAGTtgcaaaaagtaaacaaaattCATTGAATATGCACTTTAAATACCACTTGGACAATTCCATAGATTAGCTCTTTGATCCTGGGCAATCAATGTCTAATTCAATGTCACTAATTTTACTCTAGAACAAGATGTCAAGAATTCATTGTTTGCTTGGAGTTCAGCTTCAAGAGCTTTTAACAGGGGTTCAAAAACTCAAAGCGCTCAACCATAGCAATCAGATTACTCCTTTCTGATGCACTTGttatggcaaaaaaaacaaacatgttTCGATTTGGCTTTTTCAACCATATCACTCGAAAATTACCTATTGACCCATTTGTCTGTGTCCATTTCCAAGCAGCAGGCAAAAAACACCCGTTGTTGAGAGAAAGGAGTATGGCCTTTTGGCCTTACGCCAAAATTCGTGTGTACACTCGTGCATTGTCCTGTGTTCTGAATTGACTAATTTCAGCACCTAAATCCAACCCCACCAAAAAAGAGACACACATCGCCAAGAGTCGAGCGAACCAATCCAAAGAAACCCCAAAATCCTCGCAACAGGAACAAATGGTACGTGTTTCCATGGTTTGATTAAGGTTATTAATTTTCAGGTTTCTTTGTTATGGCTTGACGCTTGGTTTTGCGAATTATTCCATTGTTggaagaaattggccaaaaagttGTGAATTTGCCCAGTACTTTTCTCAATTGATGAAGTTCCAGGAAACTGTACAAAGTAATACCTCTTAAAGATCAAGAGGAGCATGGTATCTTTATGATTCGCTTTATCCATTATCTTTGCACTTGTTGAAAGGAGATCCTTTTCTACACCTTCCTCTTTTCAGTATTCTTCACCCAGCTCCAGGTTCAGCAGTTCCAGCTATCGGAGTGCCAGTGCTGCCAGCTCCGCCAGATCCAGTGGTGAGCCGCCTCGAATGGCCACTTTGGCGTCTCTGAAGAAAGAGGATTCCCCACCCTCGCACCGGCCTTCTGCCGCCACGTTTGCCAATGATTCTTTGACCAGGTCTAGGTATGCCAATCCCAGCTTACCATCCACCTACACCCCTCCCTCCCGATTTGTGGGACGCGGTTCGGCTGCCCCTTCTACGTACACGCCTTCCTCGAGGTACTCAGAGTCCTTGATGGAACAGAGCGGTCAAAGGCTGGGTGGTGTCCGCCCAACTGGGGCAATCAGTGGGGCCTATCGAGGAATCCGCCAATCCACTCCAGACAAGGATGAGGTCCGGCAACGTCGTCTGGCGTTTTTGGATAAGATGGAgcgagaaaaacaaaaccagcCGGACATTCCTTGAAACTTTTCAATGTGAATCCGTAACACTCCTGGCTACCGTCCAAGACATACATTttaacaagaagaaaaagaaagccaTCTAGAGATTattaatgaataatgaatgagTAATGACCTTTGTGCATGTtgctgaaatgaaattcataGTTATAAATTGGTTCGATTTATGAGAAAACAATCAGAGTAAGGctcatctatctatctatctatggCTTGGTACAATAGTATAACCGTTCCTTCCTTCTGTCATTGTGGAGACTCTCATACTTTTTAGCCTCATTTAGACTTGATGCATGGGCCTATAATTTTACCCTCTTGGACCTATCCCCGTTGGTACAAATTTCTCCAAGTTGAAGGATTTGCGTCAAGTCCAACAGAGCCGAACCCTCGAAACCATGTACGACATCAAATCTGGTTTCACTTGTATCACGAggattgtcaaagaaacaacCAGCTCGAAAGAAACTGCAATGTTGTGTtggattgaaatcaaattcgaGACATGAATGTTCCGAGTGTTTGACTAGTGTTGCGGACTTTGAGCTCCAGGTAGCCCATAATTCCTCGGCGAAGATTTGTGTGAAGAACCACATAAGTGGCCGGCATTACAATCGAAGTCACCAAAGGGGGGAGGATGTAGCAAAGAAGATACAAGGCTTGATTGCTTGGCATCTCCAGATTCTGAGTCCGCGGCACGGCCATAAACACCACTTCCGGGAAGAAGCTGCAAATCGCCACGGTTGTCACGAAATAGGTGGGTTTCAAGAAATAAAAGGGTTTCCCGAACGCTTTGCTCTTACCAAACCGAAACAAGTACACTCCCGAGCATAGATTGAATAAAAGCATGTAGATCACGAGCAATCCCACAATGCTCTTAATTCGTCCAAATACGGGTCGATCATCGGGCTCTAACTCCTCCGGTGACAATCCCATACAGACAAGGTAATGAAAACCGTGGTGATCGCTCAAGTAGTAGCAATAAAGGGCGACCATAACCGACGTGAACGAACACCAGACGTTGATCCACACACTGATAAAACTGTCATTGGTTCTACCTACGTTCCGCCAAACGAGGGCGTAAAGCAGTCGGACGATGAAGTTGTGATGGGCGAGCAGGAGAGAAGCGAACGAATGGATGATCTTGGTCAAGCCTTGAGTGTCACACAATGCCCTTGGGAGGGGTCCGAACACAAATCGGGCCAGGTTTAGGTTCAAAGGGACCAGGTTGAAGACCAGCTGTACGTGACAGATCTTGGAGAGGATCTCCTGAACTAGAGTGCGGCTGTGGTTATCGCGAATGGCCGTGATTAGAGCCAAGATGAGAAAATTGCCGAGAGATTGAATAAGCAAATATGAGGCCACCATAACGAAATAATGTGGAACGGATCCAAAAAGGCCACCATGAATATCAACTGAAGGAGTGTTCATGTCTGCGGATTGACGTGaagtggtcaaaaattggATCGACCAGCAATTTACGATCAATTGACCATCGATTTTCCTGTTCATCTCGTGATTGAGGATGGTAATATCAAGCGAGAGTAATTGAGGTCTCTCAAATCCCTTTGATAGTGGGGGCATTCGGTTATTTTCTGTGAATTGTGATGCAGGCTTCTGGTCTAAACTCAAACTCGTATTCACTTGCAGCTTAGGAGGCATACCCACGGCTTCATCAGAACTGAAGGATTCATTCCcttatttgatgaaaatagGGTGATGTTTCCCATTAAATAACATTCaagcaaataaatgaaaaaaagtacaaGGTCCGAATAAAGTACAAATCAAGAATAAAGGAGTTACTGAGGCGAATATTTTGTTGCTCTGTGGTGGTTTGGAAAAAGCACCTTGAACTGGAGAAGATTCGGATCCAAATTTCTGGACCACCAACACGAACAGCCTGGACCATTCCATCTGAGAACCAGAATACATCTCAGAACAAAGAATACTGTCGAGATGGGAGAAATTGCCCCTCAACTACTCATCAATTTATGTCCTATTTTTCTCATCTTGTAAGATCCCGAAAAGTGTTAAAACTTTTAACTTATGCAAAATTCTGGACGCTTTTTTTAAGCACagtaatttagaaaaaaaacaagtttcaaggctttgtcaatcaaattgatcactctctttagcttgttGATTGACGTCAAGTTTAACATAACGAAGGCATTCAGTAATCAACATTCTAACATTCTAAGAGTCCACGGACCGCGCTATCGAAAATGGCTGCAGGTTCGGCCATTTAAGCCGATAAATTAACAACTCATTTTGTACTTTAAATACCACGAAGAAGCTTTGACTTGGCTAGAGGGGGATCGAACCAAGGAAGGCACAATGAATGTATAAGCAtatgctctaccaatacacTACGCATACGGCTACTAGTCATTTGACTATGTCGTTGGAACGATTTGTTCTTTATTTGGTATCTTAATAAAAATCGACGGACGAATTTCGAAGGTAGCTCGTTCATACCCAATTGATAGtgcttttattttgtttgttttgggaaATCTCACGTTACGTACAATTCTTGGAAAACTGACCGCGTCAAAGTATTTGCACTAAAGCTGTCTCTGTGTCTGAACAATTATTGGGATTAGAATACCTTTGAATCCAGTCCACTGATCAAAATGAAGCTTGTCTTGGTAGGATCGTAGAGGCATTCCTTCTGTTTTAGAGTctggaaatgaatgaacaCGCCAAAGAGGACCGAAGAAGCTGAAACAGGATGAGCTGCAAAGTTTCAGATATATCTGGTTTCTAGCTTTCACGTGAACGTCACGACCTCTTGTTATCTCTCTTAGATACATTTCTCCCTCTGCTATCAGTCCTGAATATCAATCCTTGTACAAAAAAACTGCAGTCATGGAAAGTCTCATATGGGAAATTTGCTCATACTGCACGTGCTGAGAGTCcttatttcaaggccaatcGGTGATTGCATTCCACAAAAGCTTGAACtcaaatgttttctttatttgccTTGCGCCTCATGCACCCTTCGACAACTGACGTAATTTGGCGCAAATTTCCACTTGGCAAAAGAACGGctttatcattatcattcatCATGGTAGATCGCTCAGTAATTTCGACCGTGAATCCCGTTTATGTCATGACTTTTCATGTGACCAAATGAGCCCAATATTTTGCCCAGACTGGCCAGTGTGAGTTCTTTAAAAAGAGATGATCAGAATTCATGATAGGGTGCTCCGTTTTAGCTTGCCTCTCTTGCTCAGctaaaagagttgaaaaaagATTGAAGTTCAGTTTCAAAGATCCTTTTTTTAGATGGGATGTTTTGGGAGTTAAGCAGCTATGGAAATGGAACATTAGTGCTGTGTCCACAAAGCACATTTCCAGACCAATGATGTAACTGCAATTGCAATAACAATTGCGTAATTGTTAATGCAATTAATCCTTTTTGCAAACAAAGTGAACGAGGACTAGGGTCAATCGTAGTCATCgaagaggcttaacgtgcgctTTGCGAGCAACTTCAAAGCATTGCGAATCCAGCTTAGGTAGACAATGAAGTCTAACTCTCTTCTTATAGTCCATTTAATTGAGCGGAggcagcgccctctgcttcgtctaggcgcggacaaacaaacgtaaaaaagAGAGAACACGCTCTAGGATGGAAAATTTTATCAAGGGATTAATAGATGAACTATTTATTGCTCAAGTATTGtgacaaaatgcaaaatccaATAACTCATCTACGAGATCCTTCAAATACTCTAGGGGTAAAACTCTGAACGAGTATGACATGTGAATATTAACTAAACAGGAAGTTGAATGCTGCGAGGTTGATAGCGCAATAGAagttttgcaatcatcattcctaacaaaatagtagtaagaaaatcacaatttcacaactttgttatgactagctttaaaaacatcactttctcTTGACTTACATTTAGTTTTTAGGACAATTTAATGGACAAGGATAATCACAAAAGATGGCTGACATGATTCAAGTATATGATATATTGCtcctttttgatttcaattgggAGGTCAAAGGTACatttaattttaattttacagagtttgaaaggtctctcaaaaGAGTTGGTGGTGTGTTAATGGTGTTAGAATGCATCAGCAATAaattattcaatgaaaaatgcattgttCAAATCAGGCATCTTAGGACTTAATCTCGTgcttttacgtttgtttgtccgcaagtAGAGGATacagaggagaatgaaaagggctATTCGTTAGTCGATCAGATAATATTTTAATATGATGGGAATTCTATTCCCAGTGAGGGTAAGTCCTCGAAATAaaatcttctttcttttctgtCCTAtactttctcatttttctctccACTAGCTCCCCTCCCTTGTGGATTTTCATCTCTAACGCAACATCTATCGAAAAACTGGTTAGGTTTTTATTTGAATCTATGTTTGCAAGTCTAACTGTTCAAAGCAatccaatttgaattgttttcgATATTGCGTCAAATGTGGCTTTCTTCAAAAGCTATTCTTCAATAATTCACCgttttgaacggtagatgacGATGCCTTCATTCGTAACTCTGTGTAGACTACCATAGACTTTCATCAAAAATGCACAGGCTGAGTGACGCTATTTGTTCATCCAGTGGGTGCTAGCCTTCATCAGGCGTACTTTTGGGACTGGATGTTTCTAGTCCTCTTGTAATCCCCCAACCTCAAGATATCATTTGTACATTTTGCCTGCCAAACGCTGAGTAAACAAATGAGATCATTATTACCTTTAGCACTATCCCCAAATATGTGCAAAACTGCCCGTTCCCCTACAGGCAAATAGACTCTCATTGATGACGACCTTCTATGTCCGGTCAATAAAACGTTCCCTCAACTTGTATAAATTGAAATGCACATGCCCACAATCCGTCAGTCACAACAACCTTAAAATGGCTCTATCTAATCCAGTGTTCCTCTTGAGTGCTTCAATCTTCCTGACAATTGGTTCATGGTCAGACTCATGTCAAGCCCTGCCAGCTCAATGCCAAGATACCCTCCCTTGGGGTGAGAAATGCCCCACCGATGCGCCCAACACAGCCATCACATATCCCGATGAAGACCATTGCTCGCGGTACTGGGAGTGTTTCAATGGGTGTGCGCAGAACTTGCAATGTGGACAGAACTATCTCTACGATGCCATCCATGGTTGGTGCAATTATCCTCAGGATGTGAGTTTGGTGGCAACCCTTCTGTAATATCTAGTGGTTACTTACCATTGAcccttttttgaatttcaggTAATCTGCGGTGATCGGGATTGTGACGGGCTTCCATGCAAGGAACCCCCGGTCACGGAGCATCCGAGTGATTTCACGTGCCCTCTATTAGACGGCTATTTTCCTGATCCTCTGAACTGCATCAAGTACTATCACTGCATGGGGGGCTTTCCCAATCATATTACGTGTCCAGTTTGTAAGTCATCCAAGTCTCGTGCATATTGTCAGACTAGCTAATCctgtctgtttttttttttaaatttaagcAAGTATCACTGGACAACAAGAATATTATGATGCCCAAGCCATCGCTTGCGATTACCCAGAGAGAGTCCAATGTGGATCTAGGCCCATTTGCGATGCAAACGATGACAATTGTAATGGTAGCCCCGGATCAACCGTGTCACCATTGGGAGATTGCGACTTAGTGGGCTGTCCCAATGGATCAGGGCCGTATCCGAAAGGGCCCTGTGAGCGATGTTTCTGTCAATGCCAAGGTGATGACCTCGTTGGAGATGAGATCTGCTGTCCCATTGGATACCATTTCAATCCTGCCACTGACCAATGCAACCTGGCCAGCGCTAATCCTAATTGTTGAATAATTATTTCATACTTAAGTGACCTATTTTGAGCGGGAGATTAGAAGTACAATACTGTTTTATATATCCTGAGAAGATCGGGGCCCCTGAGGTTGAG from Tigriopus californicus strain San Diego chromosome 3, Tcal_SD_v2.1, whole genome shotgun sequence encodes:
- the LOC131877564 gene encoding ataxin-3-like (The sequence of the model RefSeq protein was modified relative to this genomic sequence to represent the inferred CDS: added 147 bases not found in genome assembly): MDLIFHEKQEGALCAQHCLNALLQGHYYTAVDLADLAQQLDEAERRQMAEGQDPHSPEYQRFLAQPSANMDDTGFFSVQVIARAIAVWGLELVSFNSSEAIAANARRDPVIQSAFICNYREHWFTIRRIGNQWFNLNSLLTGPELVSDTYLSLFLAQLQQEGYTIYIVTGPLQDCPADSVLRLCRATQLERPKLITEQRQTQSGQQSGSRRDPRTMQSPQQPPESPQVFAPTMSEDDELQRAMALSMDQFGAAGGEPRRSEEDELQLALQLSQSLVGPERGLSDPSTPMDFPTQESSLTDQSFVMSEEDDIQRAIQMSLEKKQEDLTFSGAPKSNPTKKETHIAKSRANQSKETPKSSQQEQMYSSPSSRFSSSSYRSASAASSARSSGEPPRMATLASLKKEDSPPSHRPSAATFANDSLTRSRYANPSLPSTYTPPSRFVGRGSAAPSTYTPSSRYSESLMEQSGQRLGGVRPTGAISGAYRGIRQSTPDKDEVRQRRLAFLDKMEREKQNQPDIP
- the LOC131878191 gene encoding uncharacterized protein LOC131878191, translated to MALSNPVFLLSASIFLTIGSWSDSCQALPAQCQDTLPWGEKCPTDAPNTAITYPDEDHCSRYWECFNGCAQNLQCGQNYLYDAIHGWCNYPQDVICGDRDCDGLPCKEPPVTEHPSDFTCPLLDGYFPDPLNCIKYYHCMGGFPNHITCPVSSITGQQEYYDAQAIACDYPERVQCGSRPICDANDDNCNGSPGSTVSPLGDCDLVGCPNGSGPYPKGPCERCFCQCQGDDLVGDEICCPIGYHFNPATDQCNLASANPNC